In a genomic window of Babylonia areolata isolate BAREFJ2019XMU chromosome 3, ASM4173473v1, whole genome shotgun sequence:
- the LOC143280061 gene encoding RING finger and CHY zinc finger domain-containing protein 1-like isoform X1, producing MSEEVSEEVDRLGCQHYDRNCALIAPCCKKQYVCRVCHDEKEVTHELDRKTVSRIVCLKCNTEQDVKQFCERESCGIEFGKYFCEICRLYDNKDRQQFHCKACGLCRIGGQENFFHCDKCDLCLSVHLRDNHKCVEKVSHDICPVCLENLHTSRTALHVSPCGHILHSQCYSECLKKGLYACPSCNESMLNMEEVWKEVDQEVRNTDMPEEYRNFQVDITCRDCHQKSQTNFHVLGLKCQHCGSYNTAR from the exons ATGTCAGAAGAAGTGTCAGAAGAAGTGGATCGCTTAGGATGTCAGCATTATGACCGAAACTGCGCACTGATA gctCCATGTTGCAAGAAGCAGTATGTTTGTCGTGTATGTCACGATGAAAAGGAAGTGACCCATGAACTGGATCGCAAAACTGTATCACGTATTGTGTGTCTGAAGTGCAACACTGAACAAGAT GTGAAGCAGTTCTGTGAACGCGAGTCCTGTGGCATTGAATTTGGCAAGTATTTCTGTGAAATCTGCCGACTGTATgacaataaagacagacaacaattCCACTGCAAGGCTTGTGGACTCTGTCG GATTGGTGGCCAGGAGAACTTTTTCCACTGTGATAAATGTGACCTCTGTTTGAGTGTCCACCTCCGAGATAACCACAAA tgtgtggaGAAGGTGTCCCATGACATTTGCCCTGTGTGCCTGGAGAATCTTCACACATCACGCACCGCCTTGCATGTGTCACCCTGCGGCCATATTTTGCACAG CCAATGCTATTCTGAGTGCCTGAAGAAAGG ACTGTATGCTTGTCCGAGCTGCAACGAATCCATGCTCAACATGGAGGAGGTGTGGAAGGAGGTGGATCAAGAGGTGAGAAACACAGACATGCCGGAGGAGTACCGCAACTTCCAGGTGGACATCACCTGTCGGGACTGTCATCAG AAATCGCAGACCAATTTCCATGTGCTGGGTCTGAAATGTCAACACTGCGGCTCCTATAACACAGCTCGCTAG
- the LOC143280061 gene encoding RING finger and CHY zinc finger domain-containing protein 1-like isoform X2: protein MSEEVSEEVDRLGCQHYDRNCALIAPCCKKQYVCRVCHDEKEVTHELDRKTVSRIVCLKCNTEQDVKQFCERESCGIEFGKYFCEICRLYDNKDRQQFHCKACGLCRIGGQENFFHCDKCDLCLSVHLRDNHKCVEKVSHDICPVCLENLHTSRTALHVSPCGHILHRLYACPSCNESMLNMEEVWKEVDQEVRNTDMPEEYRNFQVDITCRDCHQKSQTNFHVLGLKCQHCGSYNTAR, encoded by the exons ATGTCAGAAGAAGTGTCAGAAGAAGTGGATCGCTTAGGATGTCAGCATTATGACCGAAACTGCGCACTGATA gctCCATGTTGCAAGAAGCAGTATGTTTGTCGTGTATGTCACGATGAAAAGGAAGTGACCCATGAACTGGATCGCAAAACTGTATCACGTATTGTGTGTCTGAAGTGCAACACTGAACAAGAT GTGAAGCAGTTCTGTGAACGCGAGTCCTGTGGCATTGAATTTGGCAAGTATTTCTGTGAAATCTGCCGACTGTATgacaataaagacagacaacaattCCACTGCAAGGCTTGTGGACTCTGTCG GATTGGTGGCCAGGAGAACTTTTTCCACTGTGATAAATGTGACCTCTGTTTGAGTGTCCACCTCCGAGATAACCACAAA tgtgtggaGAAGGTGTCCCATGACATTTGCCCTGTGTGCCTGGAGAATCTTCACACATCACGCACCGCCTTGCATGTGTCACCCTGCGGCCATATTTTGCACAG ACTGTATGCTTGTCCGAGCTGCAACGAATCCATGCTCAACATGGAGGAGGTGTGGAAGGAGGTGGATCAAGAGGTGAGAAACACAGACATGCCGGAGGAGTACCGCAACTTCCAGGTGGACATCACCTGTCGGGACTGTCATCAG AAATCGCAGACCAATTTCCATGTGCTGGGTCTGAAATGTCAACACTGCGGCTCCTATAACACAGCTCGCTAG